The region CAATAACATTAGGCTACATTGAGATTCTACATATCTACGACACTGTTACATATTTCTATATTAATAACTAACATTTTACATACATATTTACTACACTGTACACTAAAATATTTAGCCGTACAAAATCATTGCAGAACAACATGCTAATGTAGGCTACATGCTTGTTTGTTATCGATCTATTAATCAGAATCTATACTCATGTGGTATCAAGGACCGTTATTCGTTGTCATCCCTCCAGGTATCTCGGTGAGTGTCTCTACCTTCAATCTGGTGGCCATTTCTCTGGAGCGCTACAGTGCAATCTGCAACCCCTTGACCTCCCGTACCTGGCAAACCAAGTCCCATGCCGCCAAGGTCATCTCTGCCACCTGGGTGGTGAGCTTCCTGCTCATGCTGCCCTACCCCATCTCCAGCACTCTGGTGCCCTTCACCCGGGTCAACAACAGCACGGGCAACATGTGCCGCCTGGTCTGGCCCAGTGATGTCATCCAGCAGTCCTGGTGAGAGAGATACTTTAGAGATGAGATACTTTTTTCGTCACGAGTGCCATCACAAAGAGAGGTTTCAGCTGTTAGGTGATTTTCACTGTAAATCATGGAGAAGTCTGCTCAAAAGATTAAATTAAATTCATGTCTATTACTTTTTGGGGGTTAAAGTCAGTGATTTGTTGATCTGTTAGACATATACTTAGCAATGATGAGGTAGGTCATTGTTGAGATCAGAAAGCTgttcactgtaaggtcaaatCACTTTGATACACTGAATGCGAACTTCCCTGCCTTTGACCAATCTGGTGACCCCATGGACCTGTTGTTCCTCCCAGGTATgtgtctctgctgctgctcctctTCCTGGTCCCTGGGATCGTGATGATGACAGCCTACGGGCTCATCTCCCTTGAGCTCTACAGGGGCATTAAGTTTGAGATGACCAAGAAGTCCAGCAGAGGTACATTTACCTCAACTGACCTCTTGAAAATGTGCAGCTCTGGCCATCATGTTATCTACATTTTGTGGCAACCTTATGGGCAATTATTTACAATTGGCTAATCTTTGGTAAATCCAATTTGTACAGAGATATTAAACATAGACATGAATAATGTCCATCACAGAGATGATTTCCTTATCGTTATTATATCCACCTTTATCATTTGTAATTGTTATTTAGGGAAATACCATTTTCGTTCATGTTCATTTGTATTCATATCTGCTGTTATGAtccatcacagacagacagtgcagCACGGGCAGCATCAAACCCGGCGACAACGACGGCTGCTACCTCCAGCCCGCCAAGAGGAAGGGCGAGCTTGCCCACCTCCAGAGCCCTCTGTCGACCCACAGCCCTAACGTGACCATCAAAATCAgagacagcatgggcagcgctaAGTCCACGCTGAGCCGTGTGTGCAGCAACAGCTCCACCTGTAACCTGATGGCTAAGAAGCGCGTGATCCGCATGCTCCTGGTCATCGTCTGTCTTTTCTTCCTCTGCTGGACACCTGTGTTTGCCGTTAATGCCTGGAGGGCCTTCGACCGCCGCTCTGCCGACAAGCTCCTCTCGGGGGCGCCGATATCCTTCATCCATCTGTTGTCGTACACCTCGGCTTGTGTCAACCCAATTATATACTGCTTCATGAATAACCGTTTCCGCCAAGGGATTCTGTCCACCTTCACCTGCTGTAGCTGCCCCAAGGGCGGTGGGGTCGGGAGGGGGGCTGGGAGTAGGATGGGgacggggagagggggaggaagaggagggatgaggagcggagaggagaacGGGCACACGCCATCGAGTGGTCAAAGCAGAATGCCCCTTGGATGTACTTCATAGCCTCTTGTGTGTGTTCTGCTCCTCTCTGCATAAAATTCTCTTTGGATACATTCTTGTCGGGGACTTGAAAGCTTCAAACCACAGCCCAATGATGACACCACGTTCCCCAAGACATTTAGAACATCCCATACCTCTGTGACCTCTTTTTACAGGCAGTGAGACAAATGTAAATACTTACTGACTTAATCTTTGCCATTCCAGGCAGTTGCGCATTATTTTGTGTCCTAGCCTTGTAGCATAGTGTCACACTCGAAAACAAGCAATTAGCGTACAAAACAGTCGTGTTTTCTCGTTCTTGACCCAGTCAGCGTGTGTTTTCATCGTTGTACCACATGTAGTACTGTGGGTGACATGACTCGTTGCCTTATCGAGGTGTGGGACTGTGCACCTGTCTGTCCTGCTACT is a window of Salmo salar chromosome ssa18, Ssal_v3.1, whole genome shotgun sequence DNA encoding:
- the LOC106577486 gene encoding cholecystokinin receptor type A, yielding METFTLHDMLKNSTNLYKILCDFGIKNVSECDDESQTRPEPKDLNQTVRIFLYCLIFLVSVLGNSLIIAVLVKNRHMRTVTNLFLLSLAASDLMLCLFCMPFTLIPNLMKDFVFGSGICKVAMYFMGISVSVSTFNLVAISLERYSAICNPLTSRTWQTKSHAAKVISATWVVSFLLMLPYPISSTLVPFTRVNNSTGNMCRLVWPSDVIQQSWYVSLLLLLFLVPGIVMMTAYGLISLELYRGIKFEMTKKSSRDRQCSTGSIKPGDNDGCYLQPAKRKGELAHLQSPLSTHSPNVTIKIRDSMGSAKSTLSRVCSNSSTCNLMAKKRVIRMLLVIVCLFFLCWTPVFAVNAWRAFDRRSADKLLSGAPISFIHLLSYTSACVNPIIYCFMNNRFRQGILSTFTCCSCPKGGGVGRGAGSRMGTGRGGGRGGMRSGEENGHTPSSGQSRMPLGCTS